The sequence TGGCAGTCCCCCAACAAGATTTTCATATATTCGGGATTGTCGAGATTCTTAACCAAAGGCGTATCGGAAAGTATAGATCGGATTGTTCGATTCAAAGACACTGCGCCCGATTTTTTGCGATGTCCGCGTTTAAGGTCTCGAAAAAAGCGCTCCAATATATTATTTGTGCGCTGGGGCTGAATGACGATTTTTCCGGTTGACGTCTCTACTGTAATCGGATCAG is a genomic window of Desulfobacterales bacterium containing:
- a CDS encoding transposase, with product DPITVETSTGKIVIQPQRTNNILERFFRDLKRGHRKKSGAVSLNRTIRSILSDTPLVKNLDNPEYMKILLGDCHTIAQRFEKIDSAIVHERLKTEARKTERISPAMKKIVRFPDLPEKMLSLMA